A portion of the Brevundimonas pondensis genome contains these proteins:
- the hisF gene encoding imidazole glycerol phosphate synthase subunit HisF: MTARRIIPCLDVKDGRVVKGVRFEGHVDMGDAAELAARYRDAGADELVFYDITASPQGRTLDYGWVQDIARLLDIPFCVAGGIRTVEQAARCLDHGADKVSINSPALERPELIGEMAARLGRQCVVVGVDSAFQDGEWRVHKYTGDPDARRGAGRLTMDWIVEAQSLGAGEIVLNCIDQDGVRRGYDIAQLAEARRRLTIPLVASGGAGAVEHFRDVFLEADVSGALAASVFHSGAIAIPDLKRYLDTQGVEVRI; the protein is encoded by the coding sequence ATGACGGCGAGACGCATTATCCCCTGCCTGGACGTCAAGGACGGACGAGTGGTCAAGGGCGTGCGGTTCGAGGGTCACGTCGACATGGGCGACGCCGCCGAACTGGCCGCGCGCTATCGCGATGCGGGCGCCGACGAACTGGTCTTCTACGACATCACCGCCAGCCCGCAGGGGCGGACGCTGGACTATGGCTGGGTTCAGGACATCGCCCGGCTGCTGGACATCCCCTTCTGCGTCGCGGGCGGCATTCGCACGGTGGAGCAGGCGGCGCGCTGTCTGGACCACGGGGCCGACAAGGTGTCGATCAACTCCCCTGCGCTGGAACGCCCCGAACTGATCGGCGAGATGGCCGCGCGGCTGGGGCGGCAGTGCGTCGTCGTCGGCGTCGACAGCGCCTTTCAGGACGGCGAATGGCGAGTGCACAAATACACCGGCGATCCCGACGCCCGGCGCGGCGCGGGCAGGCTGACCATGGACTGGATCGTCGAGGCGCAAAGCCTCGGCGCCGGGGAGATCGTGCTGAACTGCATCGATCAGGACGGGGTGCGGCGCGGCTATGACATCGCCCAACTGGCCGAGGCGCGGCGGCGGCTGACCATTCCCCTGGTGGCGTCCGGCGGGGCCGGGGCGGTCGAGCATTTCCGCGATGTGTTCCTTGAAGCGGACGTGTCGGGGGCCCTGGCCGCCAGTGTCTTTCACTCGGGCGCGATCGCGATCCCCGATCTCAAACGTTACCTGGACACGCAAGGCGTGGAGGTGAGGATATGA
- the hisA gene encoding 1-(5-phosphoribosyl)-5-[(5-phosphoribosylamino)methylideneamino]imidazole-4-carboxamide isomerase: protein MIVYPAIDLKDGVCVRLMHGRFDQVTRYDEVPAARLAAFAAEGADWVHVVDLDGAEAGRAMQHGLIGELAGSVAVKIQSGGGVRSEADVERLLEAGVSRVVVGSLAVTKSDEVLAWLDRFGSERITLALDVKYEDGVPVPALKGWTQSAGVDLWSVLARYPSDLLTHVLMTDVGRDGALTGPNLDLLGEALARRPELKIQASGGVASLADLTAARDLGCDGAIVGRAIYEGRFTVAEALKAVAS, encoded by the coding sequence ATGATCGTCTATCCCGCCATCGACCTGAAGGACGGCGTCTGCGTGCGGCTGATGCACGGGCGGTTCGATCAGGTGACCCGCTATGACGAGGTCCCGGCCGCGCGTCTGGCGGCCTTCGCGGCTGAGGGGGCCGACTGGGTCCACGTCGTCGATCTGGACGGCGCCGAGGCCGGGCGCGCCATGCAGCACGGCCTGATCGGCGAGCTGGCGGGGTCCGTCGCGGTCAAAATCCAGTCGGGCGGCGGCGTGCGGTCCGAGGCCGATGTCGAGCGTCTGCTGGAGGCGGGCGTCAGCCGCGTCGTGGTCGGGTCGCTGGCTGTGACGAAGTCCGACGAGGTGCTGGCCTGGCTGGATCGGTTCGGGTCGGAGCGCATCACCCTGGCGCTGGACGTGAAATATGAGGACGGGGTTCCGGTGCCGGCGCTGAAGGGCTGGACCCAGTCGGCGGGGGTCGATCTGTGGAGCGTGCTGGCGCGCTATCCGTCCGACCTGCTGACCCATGTGCTGATGACCGACGTGGGCCGAGACGGCGCCCTGACCGGGCCCAATCTCGACCTGCTGGGCGAAGCCCTGGCGCGTCGGCCCGAACTGAAGATCCAGGCCTCGGGCGGGGTGGCGTCGCTGGCCGACCTGACCGCCGCGCGCGATCTGGGCTGCGACGGGGCCATCGTCGGGCGGGCCATCTATGAGGGCCGATTCACCGTGGCTGAGGCGCTGAAGGCCGTGGCGTCATGA
- the hisH gene encoding imidazole glycerol phosphate synthase subunit HisH, which yields MSSVTLIGYGAGNVASVRFALERLGARVRITADPADLIDAERVILPGVGAAGYAMQRLNALGLVEPLRRFQRPLLGVCLGQQLLFETSAEDGGADLLGLIPGRVEAIAPAPSRPSPHMGWSRLTIRRPDPLLEGIKDGDWAYFVHGFVCPDGPTTLAAADYGVPVPAVVNMGNRWGCQFHPERSAAAGARILKNFLELPA from the coding sequence ATGAGCAGCGTCACCCTGATCGGTTACGGCGCGGGCAATGTCGCCTCGGTGCGGTTCGCGCTGGAGCGGCTGGGCGCGCGGGTGCGGATCACCGCCGATCCCGCCGATCTGATTGATGCCGAGCGGGTCATCCTGCCCGGCGTCGGGGCGGCGGGCTATGCCATGCAGCGGCTGAACGCCCTGGGTCTGGTCGAGCCGTTGCGACGGTTCCAGCGTCCGCTGCTGGGCGTCTGCCTGGGCCAGCAGTTGCTGTTCGAGACCAGCGCCGAAGATGGGGGCGCCGACCTGCTGGGTCTGATCCCCGGTCGGGTCGAGGCCATCGCGCCCGCTCCGTCTCGCCCCTCGCCGCACATGGGCTGGAGCCGGCTGACCATCCGTCGTCCCGATCCGTTGCTGGAGGGGATCAAGGATGGCGACTGGGCCTATTTCGTCCATGGCTTCGTCTGCCCCGACGGCCCAACGACCCTCGCCGCCGCCGACTACGGCGTCCCTGTCCCCGCCGTGGTCAACATGGGCAACCGCTGGGGCTGCCAGTTCCACCCGGAACGGTCCGCCGCTGCGGGCGCGCGTATCCTGAAGAACTTCCTCGAGTTGCCCGCATGA
- the hisB gene encoding imidazoleglycerol-phosphate dehydratase HisB, protein MTLPAPYPPLVSGGEGLDRYPADPTALGARLAELYGVAADQVLPVRGLTHGLELVWRLAARDGLKVQAPEAEPYLGLAALYARPAEGVEVAAVVIRALGSPEAVAEMAERVAPALLVVDEGLVEFAEAASAATVAKDHANLIVLRSLSLAYGLAGARVGAAVAQLQTLARLASVLEPYALPEVSVRLALQALDPSRMIETTERIDGVRRERARVVEALSRLMPLEAGVGPVIIARPSDPAAVIADLRRFGLSADEAGERVRLPVSLKPEVNDRLLVALGAAAPKVRRTRVGQAVRDTKETRIVCAVDLDSAGPVTIATGVGFFDHMIEQVAAHGGFSIRLSCEGDLHTDPHHTIEDCAIALGQALKQALGERKGIARYGFVLPMDEANAAVSIDLSGRPYPVFEGTFATPFIGDYRTDLTAHVIRSLAESLGAAIHVRVTGDDDHHKTEAVFKALGRALLQAIRVQGDVVPSTKGVL, encoded by the coding sequence GTGACCCTGCCCGCCCCCTATCCCCCGCTGGTGTCGGGCGGCGAGGGTCTGGACCGCTATCCGGCCGACCCGACCGCGTTGGGCGCCCGTCTGGCCGAGCTTTACGGCGTCGCCGCCGATCAGGTGCTGCCGGTGCGCGGCCTGACGCACGGGCTGGAACTGGTCTGGCGTCTGGCCGCCCGCGACGGACTGAAGGTGCAAGCGCCGGAGGCCGAGCCCTATCTGGGACTGGCGGCGCTTTACGCCCGTCCGGCCGAAGGGGTCGAGGTCGCCGCCGTGGTCATCCGCGCCCTGGGCTCGCCCGAGGCGGTGGCTGAAATGGCGGAGCGCGTCGCCCCCGCCCTGCTGGTGGTGGACGAGGGCCTGGTCGAGTTCGCCGAGGCGGCGTCAGCGGCGACGGTCGCGAAAGACCACGCCAACCTGATCGTCCTGCGCAGCCTGTCGCTGGCCTATGGTCTGGCCGGGGCGCGGGTCGGGGCGGCGGTGGCGCAATTGCAGACGCTGGCGCGGCTGGCGAGCGTGCTGGAGCCCTACGCCCTGCCCGAGGTCTCGGTGCGGCTGGCGCTACAGGCGCTGGACCCGTCACGGATGATTGAAACCACCGAGCGCATCGACGGGGTGCGGCGCGAGCGCGCCCGCGTGGTGGAGGCCTTGTCGCGGTTGATGCCGCTGGAGGCCGGGGTCGGGCCGGTGATCATCGCCCGGCCCTCCGATCCGGCCGCCGTCATCGCCGACCTGCGCCGTTTCGGCCTGAGCGCTGATGAAGCCGGCGAACGGGTGCGCTTGCCCGTCTCGCTGAAGCCCGAGGTCAACGACCGCCTGCTGGTGGCCCTGGGCGCCGCCGCCCCCAAGGTCCGCCGCACCCGCGTCGGACAGGCCGTGCGCGACACCAAGGAAACCCGCATCGTCTGCGCCGTCGATCTGGACAGCGCCGGGCCGGTGACGATCGCCACCGGGGTCGGCTTCTTCGACCACATGATCGAACAGGTGGCGGCGCACGGCGGATTCTCCATCCGCCTGTCGTGCGAAGGCGACCTGCACACCGACCCGCACCACACCATCGAGGACTGCGCGATTGCCCTGGGGCAGGCGCTGAAGCAGGCGCTGGGCGAGCGAAAGGGCATCGCCCGCTACGGCTTCGTCCTGCCGATGGACGAGGCCAATGCGGCGGTCTCCATCGACCTCTCGGGACGGCCCTATCCGGTGTTCGAGGGGACGTTCGCCACCCCCTTCATCGGCGACTATCGCACCGACCTGACGGCCCACGTCATCCGGTCGCTGGCCGAGAGCCTGGGCGCGGCCATCCACGTCCGCGTCACCGGCGACGACGACCACCACAAGACCGAGGCCGTGTTCAAGGCCCTGGGCCGCGCCCTGCTTCAGGCCATCCGGGTCCAGGGCGATGTCGTGCCGAGCACCAAGGGGGTGCTGTGA
- the hisD gene encoding histidinol dehydrogenase — MKRIDWNKLDAAGRQAALARPQQRTEGFVTSVVREIFDDVQARGGQAVTDWAIKLDGAAPRRVEITEKAAAEARADLPPAAARALRVAADNVRVFHAATRPEDSAFIETTPGVKSKLVWRPIGSAGLYVPGGTAPLFSSLLMLAIPASVAGVGRRVAVTPPSKDGSVHPAMIVAAAEAGLDELWLLGGAQAIAALTFGVELEAGVIEPVDKLFGPGNAYVAEAKRYASSLPNGPAQDMPAGPSELLVIADRDADFEIVAADLLSQAEHDADAQVILVSDSGTALTEIRAEVERQVETLPRAAIARASLEQARAIRVADMAEACFVANLYGPEHLSIQAEEAERLVERITAAGAVFVGQWAAETLGDYAAGPSHVLPTDGGARTLGGVTTASFMTTMSVQMVTQAGAAALAPVAARLARMEGLEAHARAADLRTEA; from the coding sequence ATGAAGCGTATCGACTGGAACAAGCTGGACGCCGCCGGGCGTCAGGCGGCGCTGGCCCGCCCGCAGCAACGCACCGAGGGCTTCGTCACCAGCGTGGTGCGCGAAATCTTCGACGACGTGCAAGCGCGCGGCGGACAGGCCGTGACCGACTGGGCCATCAAGCTGGACGGCGCCGCGCCGCGCCGGGTGGAGATCACCGAGAAGGCCGCCGCCGAAGCGCGCGCCGACCTGCCCCCCGCCGCCGCCCGCGCCCTGCGGGTAGCCGCCGACAATGTGCGGGTCTTCCACGCCGCGACCCGGCCCGAGGACTCCGCCTTCATCGAGACCACGCCGGGCGTGAAGTCGAAACTGGTCTGGCGGCCCATCGGCTCGGCCGGTCTCTATGTCCCCGGCGGCACGGCGCCGCTGTTTTCGTCCCTGCTGATGCTGGCCATTCCGGCGAGCGTGGCCGGAGTCGGACGGCGCGTGGCCGTCACCCCACCGTCGAAGGACGGCTCGGTCCACCCGGCCATGATCGTCGCCGCCGCCGAGGCGGGTCTGGACGAGCTGTGGCTGCTGGGCGGGGCGCAGGCCATTGCGGCCCTGACCTTCGGCGTCGAGCTGGAGGCGGGCGTGATCGAACCGGTCGACAAGCTGTTCGGCCCCGGCAACGCCTATGTGGCCGAGGCCAAGCGCTATGCGTCCAGCCTGCCGAACGGGCCTGCGCAGGACATGCCGGCGGGGCCGTCGGAACTGCTGGTCATCGCCGACCGCGACGCCGACTTCGAGATCGTCGCCGCCGACCTGTTGAGCCAGGCCGAGCACGACGCCGACGCGCAGGTCATTCTGGTGTCCGACAGCGGCACGGCCCTGACCGAGATCAGGGCCGAGGTGGAGCGTCAGGTGGAGACCCTGCCCCGCGCCGCGATCGCCCGCGCCTCGCTGGAGCAGGCCCGCGCTATCCGCGTGGCCGACATGGCCGAGGCCTGCTTCGTGGCCAACCTCTACGGCCCTGAACACCTGTCGATTCAGGCCGAGGAGGCCGAGCGGCTGGTGGAGCGGATCACCGCCGCCGGGGCGGTCTTCGTGGGGCAATGGGCGGCCGAGACGCTGGGCGACTACGCCGCCGGGCCCAGCCACGTCCTGCCGACCGACGGCGGGGCGCGGACCCTGGGCGGCGTCACCACCGCCAGCTTCATGACCACCATGTCGGTGCAGATGGTGACGCAAGCCGGCGCCGCCGCCCTCGCCCCCGTCGCCGCCCGTCTGGCGCGAATGGAGGGGCTGGAGGCCCACGCGCGGGCCGCCGATCTGAGGACCGAAGCGTGA
- the hisG gene encoding ATP phosphoribosyltransferase, giving the protein MSTVQGRLRIAVQKSGRLAERSLDLVRDAGLRVVKGNNELLYRIENYPIDLLRVRDDDIPTFVADGVCDLGIVGENVLEEVRNGGPNAEVVMPLGFGRCTLKIAVPPTLDYAGPQSLDGLRIATSYPKILRRFLNDRDVRADIVTMRGAVEVAPRLKLASAICDLVSTGATLEANGLMAKETVLDSQAVLIKSPSAPETGLQHLLDSIIERMAGVVSSQGAKYVMLNAPRSALDQITAILPGAGSPTVMPLSGRDDAVAVHAVCQEAVFWETLEKLKAAGASAILVLPIEKMM; this is encoded by the coding sequence ATGAGCACCGTGCAGGGGCGGCTACGCATCGCCGTCCAGAAATCCGGCCGCCTGGCCGAACGCAGCCTCGACCTGGTCCGCGACGCGGGCCTGCGGGTCGTCAAGGGCAACAACGAACTACTGTACCGGATCGAGAACTATCCGATCGACCTGCTGCGGGTGCGCGACGACGACATCCCGACCTTTGTGGCGGACGGAGTCTGCGACCTCGGCATCGTCGGCGAGAACGTGCTGGAGGAGGTCAGGAACGGCGGGCCGAACGCCGAGGTGGTCATGCCGCTGGGCTTTGGCCGCTGCACCCTGAAGATCGCCGTGCCGCCGACGCTCGACTATGCCGGGCCGCAGTCGCTGGACGGGCTGCGCATCGCCACCTCCTACCCCAAGATCCTGCGCCGCTTCCTCAACGACCGCGACGTGCGCGCCGACATCGTCACCATGCGCGGCGCGGTCGAGGTGGCCCCGCGGCTGAAGCTGGCCTCGGCCATCTGTGATCTGGTTTCGACCGGGGCGACGCTGGAGGCCAACGGCCTGATGGCCAAGGAGACGGTGCTGGACAGTCAGGCGGTGCTGATCAAGTCACCGAGCGCGCCGGAAACCGGGCTGCAACACCTGCTGGACTCCATCATCGAGCGGATGGCCGGCGTCGTGTCCTCGCAGGGGGCCAAGTACGTCATGCTGAACGCCCCGCGCTCGGCGCTGGATCAGATCACCGCCATCCTGCCAGGCGCCGGCTCGCCTACCGTCATGCCCCTGTCGGGCCGCGACGACGCCGTGGCCGTCCACGCCGTCTGTCAGGAAGCCGTCTTCTGGGAGACGTTGGAGAAGCTGAAGGCGGCGGGGGCTTCGGCCATCCTGGTCCTGCCAATCGAGAAGATGATGTGA
- a CDS encoding YerC/YecD family TrpR-related protein, with the protein MERAMSTDAAKTALLDALLSLQTRAEADAFLSDLCTPAELRAFAERWQVARLLDGGDKTYREIAVEASASPTTVVRVARSLKDMPHQGYRLVLDRLKA; encoded by the coding sequence ATGGAACGCGCCATGAGCACCGACGCCGCCAAGACCGCCCTGCTGGACGCCCTGCTTTCGCTGCAGACGCGGGCGGAGGCCGACGCCTTTCTGTCGGACCTGTGCACCCCCGCCGAGCTGCGCGCCTTCGCCGAGCGGTGGCAGGTGGCGCGGCTGCTGGACGGCGGGGACAAGACCTATCGCGAGATCGCGGTGGAGGCCTCGGCCAGCCCGACAACCGTGGTGCGCGTCGCGCGTTCCCTCAAAGACATGCCGCACCAGGGCTATCGCCTGGTGCTGGACAGACTGAAAGCCTGA
- a CDS encoding NAD(P)/FAD-dependent oxidoreductase, translated as MTKVLIIGAGHAGGSAAALLRQYGFEGEIVLAGEEAAAPYQRPPLSKAWLKGEAGLEDLLLRPESFYAEQKIDLRTGVTATAIDAAAKSVTFADGTVEPYDVLILAAGSTARRLAIPGADRSDLLELRTLEDAERLKAALSPGKRLAVVGGGYVGLEAAASARALGAEAVVIERMDRVLARVASETLSIFFTDLHRRHGVEILTSAEVSGFEDGGVRLADGGLITADAILVGVGALAREVLARTAGLACENGVVVDEAARTSDPSIYAIGDVTHRPIPVHGGRMHRLESVPNALEQAKQAAAAIVGRAAPAPEVPWFWSDQYDVKLQIAGLPFDADRQVVRGDPASGAFAVFHLNGDRILCVEAVNAPAEFMGGRLLIGKATPVDAVLLADPAMSMKAVAKPA; from the coding sequence ATGACCAAGGTTCTGATCATCGGCGCGGGACACGCGGGGGGCTCGGCGGCGGCGCTGCTGAGGCAGTATGGCTTTGAGGGCGAAATCGTCCTGGCGGGCGAGGAGGCGGCGGCGCCCTATCAGCGGCCGCCCCTGTCCAAGGCCTGGCTCAAGGGCGAGGCGGGTCTTGAGGACCTGCTGCTGCGCCCCGAGAGCTTCTACGCCGAGCAGAAGATCGACCTGCGCACCGGCGTCACCGCCACGGCTATCGACGCAGCCGCGAAATCCGTCACTTTCGCCGACGGGACGGTCGAACCCTACGACGTGCTGATTCTGGCCGCCGGCTCTACGGCGCGTCGCCTGGCCATCCCCGGGGCTGATCGCTCCGACCTTCTGGAACTGCGTACGCTTGAGGACGCCGAGCGTCTGAAGGCCGCGCTGTCTCCCGGCAAGCGGCTGGCCGTCGTCGGCGGCGGCTATGTCGGGCTGGAGGCGGCGGCTTCGGCCCGCGCCCTCGGCGCCGAGGCCGTGGTGATCGAGCGCATGGACCGGGTGCTGGCGCGTGTGGCGTCGGAAACTCTGTCGATCTTCTTCACCGATCTGCATCGTCGCCACGGCGTCGAAATCCTGACCAGCGCCGAGGTCTCGGGCTTCGAGGACGGCGGCGTGCGTCTGGCTGACGGCGGCCTGATCACGGCCGACGCCATCCTGGTCGGCGTCGGCGCCCTGGCACGCGAGGTTCTGGCGCGGACAGCCGGTCTGGCCTGTGAGAATGGCGTGGTCGTGGACGAGGCGGCGCGCACCAGCGATCCTTCCATCTACGCCATCGGCGACGTGACCCACCGGCCCATTCCTGTCCACGGCGGGCGCATGCACCGGCTGGAAAGCGTACCCAACGCCCTGGAACAGGCCAAGCAGGCCGCCGCCGCCATCGTCGGCCGCGCCGCGCCCGCGCCCGAGGTGCCGTGGTTCTGGTCGGACCAGTACGACGTCAAGTTGCAGATCGCCGGCCTGCCCTTTGACGCCGACCGTCAGGTCGTGCGCGGCGATCCGGCCAGCGGCGCCTTCGCCGTCTTCCATCTGAACGGCGATCGCATCCTCTGCGTCGAGGCGGTCAACGCCCCGGCCGAATTCATGGGCGGGCGCCTGCTGATCGGCAAGGCGACGCCGGTGGACGCGGTCCTGCTGGCCGATCCCGCGATGTCGATGAAGGCGGTGGCGAAACCGGCCTGA
- a CDS encoding TonB-dependent receptor, with protein sequence MSDARSSALKALLFASSAAGMLCAVPAMAADEAPIATADITQDATTLSAVDVHGQRAKREPKDPTFVAPLVDTPRSVTVIPQQIIEQTAATSLQDILRTSPGITFGAGEGGQPLADRPFIRGQASGNNIFVDGIRDTGGQQREVFNLEQVEVIKGPDSVYSGRGSGGGSINLGSKAPRLQNFVHGSVGAGTDNYVRGTVDANWQVSSTAAMRLNLMVGQGDVAGRDSVDFDKWGMGAAIAAGLGTPTTVTASYYHLDSDQMPDYGIPLYTKLAGANGPRPDASGVLDVPYDSFYGLKARDYLNNTVDTLTLDIEHRFSDALALRNVTRYSQTLNDYIVTNPGDGGTAQNIGGVWWMKRGLKSRWNPAETLANVTDLHGSFLTGAIKHNFDVGLELSREKNRNAGYNVTTLTGTACPAPLTGLDCTQVYNPNPNDPWTGTITRGNVSHNTTDSIGVYAFDSMAFGEKWILNLGLRWDDYSVEGADWVNVGTPAVPTLTPRSGDWDFVNYQVGLVYKPTTNSSIYASYATSSTPPTISAGDQNNGSGLGTGNLATELLDPEETQSFEIGAKANLFGDRLALSGALFHLTRKDAQILIEPGKYEQAGEAEVNGLELGISGNITSKWQVFGGYTWMDSELTRAAVIVSGTPPVATRNPIEGQQLANTPEHTASLFTTYRVMPKLSLGGGVYYVGKSWGGNQGGAGGGANRIYAPDYTRVDLFASYDLNDRAALQLNVQNVGDEEYIMRTNGVHHADVAPGRSAILTLNLRY encoded by the coding sequence ATGTCCGACGCTCGTTCCTCCGCCCTCAAGGCGCTTTTGTTCGCCTCCAGCGCCGCCGGCATGCTGTGCGCCGTGCCCGCCATGGCCGCTGACGAAGCCCCGATCGCCACGGCGGACATCACGCAGGACGCCACCACCCTGAGCGCCGTCGACGTGCATGGCCAGCGCGCCAAGCGCGAACCCAAGGACCCGACCTTCGTCGCCCCCCTGGTCGACACGCCGCGTTCCGTCACCGTGATCCCGCAACAGATCATCGAGCAGACCGCCGCCACCTCGCTGCAGGACATCCTGCGCACCTCGCCGGGCATCACCTTCGGCGCCGGGGAAGGTGGACAACCCCTGGCCGACCGCCCCTTCATCCGCGGCCAGGCCTCGGGCAACAACATCTTCGTTGACGGCATCCGCGACACCGGCGGCCAGCAGCGTGAAGTCTTCAACCTCGAGCAGGTCGAAGTCATCAAGGGACCGGACTCGGTCTATTCGGGCCGCGGCTCGGGCGGCGGCAGCATCAACCTGGGCTCCAAGGCCCCGCGCCTGCAGAACTTCGTCCACGGCTCGGTCGGCGCCGGCACTGACAACTATGTGCGCGGCACGGTGGACGCCAACTGGCAGGTCAGCTCGACCGCGGCCATGCGCTTGAATCTCATGGTCGGGCAGGGCGACGTCGCCGGTCGCGACTCGGTCGATTTCGACAAGTGGGGCATGGGCGCGGCCATCGCCGCCGGCCTCGGCACGCCGACGACGGTGACCGCCAGCTACTATCACCTCGACAGCGATCAGATGCCCGACTACGGCATCCCGCTCTACACCAAGCTGGCCGGCGCCAACGGGCCGCGCCCGGACGCCTCGGGCGTTCTCGACGTGCCCTATGACAGCTTCTACGGCCTCAAGGCGCGCGACTATCTGAACAATACGGTCGATACCCTGACCCTGGATATCGAACACCGCTTCAGCGATGCGCTCGCCCTGCGCAACGTCACCCGCTACTCGCAGACGCTGAACGACTACATCGTCACCAACCCCGGCGACGGCGGCACGGCCCAGAACATCGGCGGCGTCTGGTGGATGAAGCGTGGTCTGAAGTCGCGCTGGAACCCGGCCGAAACCCTGGCCAACGTCACGGATCTGCACGGTTCCTTCTTGACCGGCGCCATCAAGCATAACTTTGATGTTGGTCTGGAGCTGTCGCGCGAGAAGAACCGCAACGCCGGCTACAATGTGACCACCCTGACGGGTACGGCCTGCCCGGCGCCGCTGACGGGCCTGGATTGCACCCAGGTCTATAACCCGAACCCGAACGATCCCTGGACCGGCACGATCACGCGCGGAAACGTCAGCCACAACACGACCGACAGCATCGGCGTCTACGCCTTCGACTCGATGGCGTTCGGCGAGAAGTGGATCCTGAACCTCGGTCTGCGCTGGGATGACTATTCGGTCGAAGGCGCGGATTGGGTCAATGTCGGCACGCCCGCCGTTCCGACCCTGACGCCGCGTAGCGGCGACTGGGACTTCGTCAACTATCAGGTCGGCCTGGTCTACAAGCCGACGACCAACAGCAGCATCTACGCCTCCTACGCCACCTCCTCGACGCCGCCGACCATTTCGGCCGGCGACCAGAACAACGGCAGCGGCCTGGGGACGGGCAATCTGGCCACCGAATTGCTGGACCCGGAAGAGACGCAAAGCTTCGAGATCGGGGCCAAGGCCAACCTGTTCGGCGACCGTCTGGCCCTCAGCGGCGCCCTGTTCCACCTGACCCGCAAGGACGCCCAGATTCTGATCGAGCCAGGCAAGTATGAACAGGCCGGCGAGGCCGAGGTGAATGGGCTGGAGCTCGGCATCTCCGGCAACATCACCAGCAAGTGGCAGGTCTTCGGCGGCTACACCTGGATGGATTCCGAACTGACGCGGGCCGCCGTCATCGTCTCCGGCACGCCGCCGGTGGCCACGCGCAACCCGATCGAAGGCCAGCAACTGGCCAATACGCCGGAACATACCGCCAGCCTGTTCACCACCTACCGCGTCATGCCCAAACTCAGCCTCGGCGGCGGCGTCTATTACGTCGGGAAATCCTGGGGCGGCAATCAGGGTGGCGCCGGCGGCGGCGCCAACCGCATCTACGCGCCGGACTATACCCGCGTGGACCTGTTCGCTTCCTATGACCTCAACGACCGCGCCGCGTTGCAACTCAATGTCCAGAACGTGGGCGACGAGGAATACATCATGCGCACCAACGGCGTTCACCACGCCGACGTGGCGCCGGGCCGTTCGGCCATCCTGACGCTGAACCTCCGCTACTAA
- a CDS encoding Fe2+-dependent dioxygenase, giving the protein MLLHIPDVFTKAEVAALRRTLDAGPWADGNMTSGHQSAAAKKNQQLPEDSAEAREVSALIVQALNANPMFVSAALPHTIFPPLFNRYEGGGEFGVHVDNAIRQRGDVRIRSDLSATLFLSEPEDYDGGELIIEELYGAQSVKLPAGDLVLYPSKSLHRVTPVTRGARVSSFMWLQSLVRDDADRESLFRLDVATQRVNLDKGPKDQAVIELTGLYHNLLRRWSEV; this is encoded by the coding sequence ATGCTGCTGCACATCCCCGACGTCTTCACCAAGGCCGAGGTCGCCGCCCTGCGCCGGACCCTGGACGCCGGTCCCTGGGCCGACGGCAACATGACCTCGGGCCATCAGTCGGCCGCCGCCAAGAAGAACCAGCAACTGCCCGAGGACAGCGCCGAGGCGCGCGAAGTCTCGGCCCTGATCGTCCAGGCCCTGAACGCCAATCCCATGTTCGTCTCGGCCGCCCTGCCGCACACGATCTTTCCGCCCCTGTTCAACCGCTATGAAGGCGGCGGCGAGTTCGGCGTCCACGTCGACAACGCCATCCGCCAACGGGGGGACGTCCGCATCCGCAGCGACCTCTCGGCCACCCTCTTCCTGTCCGAGCCCGAGGACTATGACGGCGGCGAGCTGATCATCGAGGAGTTGTACGGCGCCCAGTCGGTCAAGCTGCCGGCCGGCGACCTGGTCCTTTATCCGTCCAAGAGCCTGCACCGGGTCACGCCCGTGACGCGCGGCGCCCGCGTCTCCAGCTTCATGTGGCTGCAAAGCCTGGTTCGCGACGACGCCGACCGCGAAAGCCTGTTCCGCCTCGACGTGGCCACCCAGAGGGTCAACCTGGACAAGGGACCCAAGGACCAGGCGGTCATCGAACTGACCGGCCTCTATCACAACCTGCTGCGCCGGTGGTCGGAGGTGTGA